The Candidatus Neomarinimicrobiota bacterium genome includes a window with the following:
- the groES gene encoding co-chaperone GroES yields the protein MALKIKPLADRVVVEPAEAEDVSSGGIILPDTAQEKPQQGKVMAVGPGKVSDAGNLIKPSVKTGDKVLYGKYSGTEVTVDSTEYVIMKESDILAIL from the coding sequence ATGGCACTCAAGATTAAGCCTTTAGCTGACCGTGTAGTTGTTGAGCCCGCCGAGGCGGAAGATGTTTCCTCAGGCGGTATTATTCTACCCGATACAGCGCAAGAAAAGCCCCAGCAGGGGAAAGTGATGGCTGTTGGTCCCGGTAAGGTTAGTGATGCCGGAAATCTCATCAAACCTTCAGTGAAGACAGGTGATAAAGTTCTATATGGTAAATACTCTGGAACTGAAGTTACAGTAGATAGCACTGAATATGTCATCATGAAAGAGAGCGATATCCTCGCAATCTTATAG